The Desulfolucanica intricata genome includes the window TGGTAACACCGCTTTTTACACGTGGCATAGTTTTATTCCTCCTTCTAAAATTCCTTTAAGCTAAGGGATTAACCGCATAATACGGTGGGTATCGGGCTTGCTGAGAACAGAGGCCTTACGCAGGTTACGCTTACGCTTGGGAGACTTTTTACCTAAAATATGACTTTTAAAAGCATGACTGCCCTTAATTTTACCATTAGCTGTTTTCTTAAAGCGCTTAGCCGCTCCACGATGAGTTTTAATTTTAGGCAATGAAATACAACTCCTCTCTTATTCTTGTTTAGGTGCTAGAATCATGATCATATTTTTTCCTTCTAACTTTGGATGCCTTTCTACATTAGCTATATCCTTAAGCTGACTGGCCATTCTTTCCAGCAACTGCTTTCCTATCTCGGTATGAACAATTTCTCTACCGCGAAACATAATCGTTGCTTTAACCTTATCCCCATCTTTCAAAAATCGAACGGCATTTTTCGTTTTAACATCAAAATCATGGTCCTCAATATTAGGACGAAGTTTTACTTCTTTTACATTAATAATACGTTGTTTTTTTCGAGCTTCTTTCTCCCGTTTACTCTGTTCATATTTATATTTTCCATAATCCATGATGCGACATACAGGTGGTTTGGCTTGTGGGGCTACTTCCACAAGATCTAACTGTTTTTCCTCTGCTAAACGCAGGGCATCCCTGGTCTGCATTATCCCCAACTGGTTTCCGTCCGCATCAACTACTCTAACTTCTCGGACTCGAATAGAGTTATTCACACGTAGCTCCTTCGAAATAGTATATCACCCCCGGATAAAATAAAAAGCGGGTTTTAACCCGC containing:
- the infC gene encoding translation initiation factor IF-3; this translates as MNNSIRVREVRVVDADGNQLGIMQTRDALRLAEEKQLDLVEVAPQAKPPVCRIMDYGKYKYEQSKREKEARKKQRIINVKEVKLRPNIEDHDFDVKTKNAVRFLKDGDKVKATIMFRGREIVHTEIGKQLLERMASQLKDIANVERHPKLEGKNMIMILAPKQE
- the rpmI gene encoding 50S ribosomal protein L35 codes for the protein MPKIKTHRGAAKRFKKTANGKIKGSHAFKSHILGKKSPKRKRNLRKASVLSKPDTHRIMRLIP